A single region of the Streptomyces sp. NBC_01262 genome encodes:
- the accD gene encoding acetyl-CoA carboxylase, carboxyltransferase subunit beta has protein sequence MAITDERPPAAADPADPEWVRCERCAALLYGRRFARALRVCPDCGAHARLTAAQRLAQLLDPGSAVPLTRALEPLRDPLGFTDTKPYVERLRAARASTGLDEAVLCAHGAIEQRPVVVAAMDFRFLGGSLGCAVGVQVEAAAHAALRMRLPLLLVTASGGARMQEGALSLMQMAKTAQALADLDAAGLLTVSLITDPTYGGVAASFATLPDVLLAEPGARLGFAGPRVIEQTTRQSLPEGFQTAEFLLGRGLLDDVVPRAALRATLGRLLRNSARPAFEDTPGGRSGVRGLAPGGSGRSPVSGRGGVGESPSGRDTAWQAVRLARHPDRPTAADYAAHILEDFQPLHGDRLTGDCPAILGGPARLTGSGSPVMFIGHHKGGPALAARQSHHFGMATPPGYRKAARLMRMAAKLGLPLLTLIDTPGANPGPEAEAGGQAYAIAENLRLMSQLPVPVVAVITGEGGSGGALALAVADRVLISENGVYSVISPEGCAAILWKDPTAAPTAAAALRMTAGDLARLGIVDGVVPEPPGGAHTDHAAAATLLGEAVTAAFEELLPYGPERLLGERRDRFHRFGLEEAP, from the coding sequence ATGGCGATCACCGACGAACGGCCGCCCGCTGCCGCTGATCCGGCCGACCCCGAGTGGGTGCGCTGCGAGCGCTGCGCCGCCCTCCTCTACGGCAGGCGCTTCGCCCGCGCGCTGCGGGTCTGCCCCGACTGCGGCGCCCACGCCCGCCTCACGGCCGCACAGCGGCTGGCACAGCTCCTGGACCCCGGGTCGGCGGTCCCGCTCACCCGCGCCCTGGAACCGCTGCGGGATCCGCTCGGCTTCACCGACACCAAGCCGTACGTGGAACGGCTGCGGGCGGCCCGCGCCTCGACCGGGCTCGACGAGGCCGTGCTCTGCGCGCACGGCGCCATCGAGCAACGGCCGGTCGTCGTGGCCGCCATGGACTTCCGCTTCCTCGGCGGCAGCCTCGGCTGCGCCGTCGGCGTCCAGGTGGAGGCCGCCGCGCATGCCGCCCTGCGCATGCGGCTTCCGCTGCTCCTCGTGACCGCGTCGGGCGGCGCTCGCATGCAGGAGGGCGCCCTCTCCCTCATGCAGATGGCCAAAACCGCCCAGGCCCTCGCCGACCTCGACGCCGCCGGCCTCCTCACGGTCTCCCTCATCACCGACCCCACCTACGGCGGCGTCGCCGCCTCCTTCGCCACCCTCCCGGACGTCCTCCTCGCCGAGCCCGGCGCGCGGCTCGGCTTCGCCGGGCCCCGGGTCATCGAGCAGACGACCCGGCAGTCCCTGCCGGAGGGATTCCAGACGGCGGAGTTCCTGCTGGGGCGCGGCCTGCTTGACGACGTCGTCCCGCGTGCGGCGTTGCGGGCCACGCTCGGGCGTCTGCTGCGGAATTCAGCCCGTCCGGCGTTTGAGGACACGCCCGGAGGGCGTTCGGGGGTCCGGGGGCTTGCCCCCGGCGGGTCCGGGCGGAGCCCGGTTTCGGGAAGGGGCGGGGTGGGGGAAAGCCCCTCCGGCCGCGACACGGCGTGGCAGGCCGTACGCCTCGCGCGGCACCCGGACCGGCCTACCGCCGCCGACTACGCCGCGCACATCCTGGAGGACTTCCAGCCCCTGCACGGCGACCGCCTGACCGGCGACTGCCCGGCGATACTCGGCGGCCCGGCCCGCCTGACCGGCAGCGGCAGCCCCGTCATGTTCATCGGCCATCACAAGGGCGGCCCCGCCCTCGCCGCACGCCAGAGCCATCACTTCGGGATGGCCACGCCGCCGGGCTACCGCAAGGCCGCGCGCCTCATGCGCATGGCGGCCAAGTTGGGGCTCCCGCTCCTGACGCTGATCGACACGCCGGGGGCGAACCCGGGCCCGGAGGCCGAGGCGGGCGGGCAGGCGTACGCCATCGCGGAGAACCTGCGCCTGATGTCCCAGCTGCCCGTTCCCGTGGTGGCCGTGATCACGGGTGAGGGCGGCAGCGGAGGCGCCCTGGCCCTCGCGGTGGCCGACCGGGTGCTGATCAGCGAGAACGGCGTCTACTCGGTGATCAGCCCGGAAGGCTGCGCCGCGATTTTGTGGAAGGACCCAACCGCCGCCCCCACCGCGGCGGCCGCGCTGCGCATGACCGCCGGAGACCTGGCCCGCCTCGGCATCGTCGACGGCGTGGTCCCCGAGCCGCCCGGCGGCGCGCACACCGATCACGCGGCGGCGGCGACGCTGCTGGGTGAGGCGGTGACGGCGGCGTTCGAGGAGCTGCTCCCGTACGGGCCAGAACGGCTGCTGGGCGAGCGCCGGGACCGATTCCACCGCTTCGGACTAGAGGAAGCACCATGA
- a CDS encoding acetyl-CoA carboxylase biotin carboxylase subunit, with translation MFSTVLIANRGEIALRVARTCRELGIRTVAVHSTADRDSAVVRLADESVHIGPPPAKASYLSIPALIEAARRTGAQAVHPGYGFLSEDADFAEVCASNGITFIGPAPSVIAQLGDKAACRALMATAGLPVLPGSAGPLSSPADAKETAQQTGYPVILKAVAGGGGRGMAVVRDPDDLLSAYAATRAHAHAVFGDDRLYLERYVENARHIEVQVLCDAHGAAVHLGERDCSVQRRHQKLVEESPAPNLPPRLRTAMCEAAVRGALAVGYEGAGTFEFVVSPAPEHDFHLMEVNCRLQVEHPVTELVTGIDLVREQILIAAGLPLSFGQDDIRPRGVAIECRVNAEDPGRDFAPTPGLLTEFIPPGGPFVRVDTHAFTGWRIGPDYDSLLAKVCAWAPDRERALARADRALEEFRVTGEGVATTGDFLRTVLAHPAFRAAGHTTALVGGMVAAEEG, from the coding sequence GTGTTCTCCACCGTCCTGATCGCCAACCGGGGCGAGATCGCGCTCCGCGTCGCCCGGACCTGCCGGGAGCTGGGCATCCGCACCGTCGCCGTCCACTCCACGGCCGACCGCGACTCGGCGGTCGTACGCCTGGCCGACGAGTCCGTGCACATCGGCCCGCCCCCGGCCAAGGCCAGCTACCTCAGCATCCCCGCCCTGATCGAGGCCGCCCGCCGCACCGGCGCGCAGGCCGTCCACCCCGGCTACGGCTTCCTGTCCGAGGACGCCGACTTCGCCGAGGTCTGCGCCTCGAACGGCATCACCTTCATCGGCCCCGCCCCCTCCGTCATCGCCCAGCTGGGCGACAAGGCCGCCTGCCGTGCCCTCATGGCCACCGCCGGCCTCCCCGTCCTGCCCGGCTCGGCGGGCCCGCTCTCTTCCCCCGCCGACGCGAAGGAGACGGCCCAGCAGACCGGCTACCCCGTCATCCTCAAGGCCGTCGCGGGCGGCGGAGGCCGCGGCATGGCCGTCGTACGCGACCCCGACGACCTGCTCAGCGCCTACGCCGCCACCCGAGCGCACGCGCACGCCGTCTTCGGCGACGACCGGCTCTACCTGGAGCGCTACGTAGAGAACGCCCGCCACATCGAGGTCCAGGTGCTCTGCGACGCCCACGGCGCCGCCGTCCATCTCGGCGAGCGCGACTGCTCCGTCCAGCGCCGCCACCAGAAGCTCGTCGAGGAGTCCCCCGCGCCCAACCTGCCGCCCCGGCTGCGTACCGCCATGTGCGAGGCCGCGGTGCGCGGCGCGCTCGCCGTGGGCTACGAAGGCGCGGGGACCTTCGAATTCGTGGTCTCCCCGGCCCCTGAGCACGACTTCCACCTCATGGAGGTCAACTGCCGCCTCCAGGTCGAACACCCCGTGACCGAACTCGTCACCGGCATCGACCTCGTCCGCGAGCAGATCCTCATCGCCGCCGGTCTCCCGCTCTCCTTCGGCCAGGACGACATCCGCCCGCGCGGCGTCGCCATCGAATGCCGCGTCAACGCGGAGGACCCGGGCCGGGACTTCGCTCCCACGCCCGGGCTTCTCACCGAGTTCATCCCGCCGGGCGGTCCCTTCGTACGCGTCGACACCCACGCGTTCACCGGATGGCGGATCGGGCCCGACTACGACTCGCTGCTCGCGAAGGTGTGCGCGTGGGCGCCCGACCGCGAGCGCGCGCTCGCGCGGGCGGACCGGGCGCTGGAGGAGTTCCGGGTGACGGGCGAGGGCGTCGCCACGACGGGGGACTTCCTCCGTACGGTGCTCGCCCATCCGGCGTTCCGGGCGGCGGGCCATACGACGGCGCTGGTCGGCGGCATGGTGGCGGCCGAGGAGGGGTGA
- a CDS encoding FAD-dependent monooxygenase, whose amino-acid sequence MTTQADDRVPVLIVGGSLVGLSASLFLARLGVPHLLVEKHPGTSIHPRGRGNNLRTMELFRTAGAEPLIREAASVLAGNHGILQAASLVDPEAEWLFREIDPGGKLSRISPSGWCLCSQNDLEPVLLAYARELGGDIRFSTELLGFEESDDGVVAQLLDRESGERRTVVADYLIAADGPRSPVREALRIGQTGRGELFHNVSVTFRAKRLAEAVGDRLFIACYLTDPAADGVLLPVDNVENWVFHAPWHPEQGEALEDFTDERCAAHIRAAVGLPELEIEITGKAPWHAAERVADRYGAGRVLLAGDSAHEMSPTGAFGSNTGIQDAHNLAWKLAAVLGGWAGPALLDTYEQERRPVAVATGERASARSAEHRHPGYAPPPTGGPQKNVMAVALGYRYPDGAVVGADPGLPVVPESFRPTGEPGTRAPHVWVTDAGGVRRSTLDLYERAPVLLVGTGDAGADWHTAARAAADRLGVPLAVYRVGFGTDAHLVPEPEADWAALHGVADTGAVLVRPDGFVAWRAAELPSDPEGWLVDVLGAVLRLG is encoded by the coding sequence ATGACCACACAGGCCGACGACCGGGTTCCGGTCCTCATCGTGGGCGGCTCCCTCGTCGGGCTCTCCGCCTCCCTCTTCCTCGCCCGCCTCGGCGTGCCCCACCTTCTCGTCGAGAAGCATCCGGGCACCTCCATCCACCCCCGCGGCCGCGGCAACAACCTGCGCACCATGGAGCTGTTCCGCACGGCCGGCGCCGAGCCGCTGATCCGCGAGGCCGCCTCGGTCCTGGCCGGCAACCACGGCATCCTGCAGGCCGCCTCGCTGGTCGACCCCGAGGCGGAATGGCTGTTCCGCGAGATCGACCCGGGCGGCAAGCTGTCCCGGATCAGCCCGTCCGGGTGGTGCCTGTGCAGCCAGAACGACCTGGAGCCGGTGCTGCTGGCGTACGCGCGTGAGCTGGGCGGCGACATCCGCTTCTCCACGGAGCTGCTCGGCTTCGAGGAGTCCGACGACGGGGTCGTGGCGCAACTGCTGGACCGCGAGAGTGGCGAGCGGCGAACGGTCGTCGCCGACTACCTGATCGCCGCCGACGGCCCGCGCAGCCCCGTACGCGAGGCCCTGCGGATCGGCCAGACCGGGCGCGGCGAGCTCTTCCACAACGTCAGCGTCACCTTCCGCGCCAAGCGGCTCGCCGAGGCGGTCGGCGACCGGCTGTTCATCGCCTGCTACCTCACCGACCCGGCGGCCGACGGCGTCCTGCTGCCCGTCGACAACGTCGAGAACTGGGTCTTCCACGCCCCCTGGCACCCCGAACAGGGCGAGGCCCTGGAGGACTTCACCGACGAGCGCTGCGCCGCCCACATCCGGGCCGCCGTCGGTTTGCCCGAGCTGGAGATCGAGATCACCGGCAAGGCCCCCTGGCATGCCGCCGAGCGCGTCGCCGACCGCTACGGGGCAGGCCGGGTCCTGCTCGCCGGCGACTCCGCCCACGAGATGTCCCCGACCGGCGCCTTCGGCTCCAACACCGGCATCCAGGACGCGCACAACCTCGCCTGGAAGCTCGCCGCCGTGCTGGGCGGCTGGGCCGGACCCGCGCTTCTGGACACGTACGAGCAGGAGCGCCGCCCCGTCGCCGTCGCGACCGGCGAGCGGGCCTCCGCCCGCTCCGCCGAGCACCGCCACCCCGGCTACGCCCCGCCGCCCACCGGCGGCCCCCAGAAGAACGTCATGGCCGTCGCCCTCGGCTACCGCTACCCCGACGGCGCCGTCGTCGGCGCCGACCCCGGCCTCCCCGTCGTCCCCGAGTCCTTCCGCCCCACCGGCGAGCCCGGCACCCGCGCACCCCACGTCTGGGTCACCGACGCCGGCGGCGTCCGCCGCTCCACCCTCGACCTCTACGAGCGCGCCCCCGTCCTCCTCGTCGGCACCGGCGACGCGGGCGCCGACTGGCACACGGCGGCACGGGCCGCCGCGGACCGGCTGGGCGTGCCGCTGGCCGTGTACCGGGTCGGCTTCGGCACCGACGCGCACCTCGTCCCCGAGCCCGAGGCCGACTGGGCCGCGCTCCACGGCGTCGCTGACACCGGAGCCGTCCTGGTCCGCCCTGACGGCTTCGTGGCCTGGCGGGCGGCCGAGCTTCCCTCGGACCCGGAGGGCTGGCTGGTGGACGTGCTGGGGGCGGTGCTGCGGCTGGGGTGA
- a CDS encoding ketosynthase chain-length factor, translating into MTSVITGIGVVAPNGIGTDAFWKATREGVSVLDRVTREGCLDLPLRIAGEVRGFDATAAIEERFVVQTDRFTHFAMAAADLALADARLTADPDDPFAVGVVTAAGSGGGEFGQRELQRLWGQGPHYVGPYQSIAWFYAASTGQISIRGGFKGPCGVVASDEAGGLDAIGHACRTLARPDTGTRAVVVGAAEAPLAPYSGVCQLGYAELSLAADPERAYQPFTARACGFSPAEGGAMLVVEDAEHALARGARPRAVIAGHAATFTGASRWAESREGLVRAIGGALEEAGLAPSDIDVVFADAMGTPDADRAEAEAIAAVFGPRGVPVTAPKTGTGRAYCGGSVLDTAAAVLALEHGTVPPTPQVTEVLDDLGIDLVTGRARAVGRLRAALVLSRGLMGSNAALVVKEYTK; encoded by the coding sequence ATGACCAGTGTGATCACCGGAATCGGGGTCGTAGCCCCGAACGGCATCGGCACCGACGCCTTCTGGAAGGCCACCCGCGAAGGCGTCAGCGTCCTGGACCGGGTCACCCGCGAGGGCTGCCTGGACCTGCCGCTGCGCATCGCGGGCGAGGTGCGCGGCTTCGACGCCACGGCCGCCATCGAGGAGCGCTTCGTCGTCCAGACCGACCGCTTCACGCACTTCGCCATGGCGGCGGCCGACCTGGCGCTGGCCGACGCCCGCCTGACGGCCGATCCGGACGACCCCTTCGCCGTCGGCGTCGTCACCGCCGCCGGCTCGGGCGGCGGCGAGTTCGGCCAGCGAGAACTGCAACGGCTGTGGGGGCAGGGGCCGCACTACGTGGGCCCGTACCAGTCCATCGCCTGGTTCTACGCGGCCAGCACCGGCCAGATCTCCATCCGCGGCGGCTTCAAGGGCCCCTGCGGGGTCGTCGCCAGCGACGAGGCCGGCGGCCTGGACGCCATCGGCCACGCCTGCCGCACCCTCGCCCGCCCCGACACCGGCACCCGCGCGGTCGTCGTCGGCGCCGCCGAGGCCCCGCTCGCGCCGTACTCGGGGGTGTGCCAGCTCGGCTACGCGGAGCTCAGCCTCGCGGCGGACCCCGAACGGGCCTACCAGCCTTTCACGGCACGCGCATGCGGCTTCTCTCCGGCCGAGGGCGGCGCCATGCTCGTCGTCGAGGACGCCGAACACGCCCTTGCGCGTGGCGCGCGGCCCCGGGCCGTCATCGCCGGGCACGCCGCCACCTTCACCGGGGCCTCGCGCTGGGCGGAGTCCCGGGAAGGCCTCGTCCGCGCGATCGGCGGCGCCCTGGAGGAAGCCGGGCTGGCGCCGTCCGACATCGATGTCGTCTTCGCCGACGCCATGGGCACCCCCGACGCCGACCGCGCCGAGGCGGAGGCGATCGCCGCCGTCTTCGGCCCCCGGGGCGTCCCCGTCACCGCCCCCAAGACCGGCACCGGCCGCGCCTACTGCGGCGGGTCCGTGCTCGACACCGCGGCCGCCGTGCTCGCCCTGGAGCACGGCACCGTACCCCCCACCCCGCAGGTCACCGAGGTCCTCGACGACCTCGGCATCGACCTGGTCACCGGCCGCGCCCGCGCGGTGGGCCGACTGCGTGCCGCGCTGGTCCTCAGCCGCGGCCTCATGGGCTCCAACGCGGCCCTTGTAGTGAAGGAGTACACAAAATGA
- a CDS encoding acetyl-CoA carboxylase biotin carboxyl carrier protein: protein MTINSDKKTDRVPPKALNGDARPSLPTAQSTLDSVCRSATELAKSAPKPPQRIKLQHGQISVEIEWPQEERPSTPAAPAPAAASASASAPPSTEHCLLAPTVGTFYHSPEPGTPPYVAVGDLVRPGQPVGVLEVMKMMSTIQADRAGRVVEILVPDAHPVEYQQRLIVLEPLEPLEPLEPNAEG from the coding sequence ATGACGATCAACAGCGACAAGAAGACGGACCGCGTCCCGCCGAAAGCCCTCAACGGCGACGCCCGCCCCTCCCTTCCCACCGCTCAATCCACCCTGGACTCGGTCTGCCGGAGCGCGACAGAGCTCGCGAAGTCCGCGCCGAAGCCGCCGCAGCGCATCAAGCTGCAGCACGGGCAGATCTCCGTCGAGATCGAGTGGCCGCAGGAAGAGCGTCCAAGCACACCCGCGGCGCCGGCACCCGCAGCCGCATCCGCATCCGCATCCGCGCCGCCGTCCACCGAACACTGCCTCCTCGCCCCGACCGTCGGCACCTTCTACCACTCCCCCGAGCCCGGGACGCCCCCGTACGTGGCCGTCGGGGACCTCGTCCGCCCCGGCCAGCCGGTGGGCGTACTGGAGGTCATGAAGATGATGAGCACGATCCAGGCCGACCGTGCGGGGCGGGTGGTGGAGATCCTCGTGCCCGACGCGCACCCCGTCGAATACCAGCAGCGGCTCATCGTCCTTGAACCGCTTGAGCCGCTTGAGCCGCTTGAGCCGAACGCCGAGGGGTGA
- a CDS encoding TcmI family type II polyketide cyclase → MTSPSQHTHSHRTLSHRTLIIARMQPESAARIAEVFADSDQGELPGLIGVRGRSLFQFGDVYVHLVEADQPPGPEVARHAGHPAFRDISDRLAAFVQPYDPATWREPKDAMAVEFYRWERDD, encoded by the coding sequence ATGACCTCCCCTTCGCAGCACACGCATTCGCACCGCACGCTTTCGCACCGCACGTTGATCATCGCGCGCATGCAGCCCGAGTCCGCGGCCCGGATCGCCGAGGTCTTCGCCGACTCCGACCAGGGCGAACTGCCCGGCCTCATCGGCGTCCGCGGCCGCAGCCTCTTCCAGTTCGGCGATGTCTACGTCCACCTCGTCGAGGCCGACCAGCCGCCCGGCCCCGAGGTCGCGCGCCATGCCGGCCACCCCGCCTTCCGCGACATCAGCGACCGCCTCGCCGCCTTCGTCCAGCCCTACGACCCCGCCACCTGGCGCGAGCCCAAGGACGCCATGGCCGTGGAGTTCTACCGCTGGGAGCGCGATGACTGA
- a CDS encoding acyl carrier protein yields MSTEISNELTYDELAALMKSSAGITADPERLAAGPDTPFADYGLDSLGVLGIVAELENRRGVTIAGEADSCKTPGAFMDVVNASLKAGVI; encoded by the coding sequence ATGAGCACCGAGATCAGCAACGAACTGACCTACGACGAGCTTGCCGCCCTCATGAAGTCCAGCGCGGGCATCACCGCGGACCCCGAGCGGCTCGCCGCCGGCCCCGACACGCCCTTCGCCGACTACGGTCTCGACTCCCTCGGCGTGCTCGGCATCGTCGCCGAGCTGGAGAACCGCCGGGGTGTCACGATCGCCGGCGAGGCCGACTCCTGCAAGACGCCGGGGGCCTTCATGGATGTCGTCAACGCCTCGCTGAAGGCGGGTGTCATATGA
- a CDS encoding methyltransferase: MTDTAETAAPQSGAMRLRELVFGAACAAAVRAAARLGVADALGEAPMTPDELAAAVNTEPRPLARLIRALSSYGVFEELPDGRFAHTDMSRMLRVDAPNSLHYIALWCTEPWTWQAWPRLDDAVRSGRNIFPELYGKEFFDYLHDDARDSAHVFDRAMTHSSRQSAQDIAELLDLTGVKHVADVGGGQGHVLAALLEKHGGVQGTLLDLPKVVAGADPRLRAGGELAGRVRLVGGDCREAIPVAADMYIIKNILEWDDDSTRRTLRNIVGAAAPGARVVVIENLVDDTASMRFTTAMDLMLLLNVGGQKHTRHSLTGLMTEAGIVVGDVTPVNPYLHALYGVVGS; encoded by the coding sequence ATGACCGACACCGCTGAGACCGCCGCGCCTCAGAGCGGCGCCATGCGCCTGCGCGAACTCGTCTTCGGCGCCGCCTGCGCCGCCGCCGTACGCGCCGCCGCCCGCCTCGGAGTCGCCGACGCCCTCGGCGAAGCCCCCATGACGCCGGACGAGCTGGCCGCCGCCGTCAACACCGAGCCCCGTCCCCTCGCCCGGCTGATCCGCGCCCTCTCCTCGTACGGCGTCTTCGAGGAACTGCCCGACGGCCGCTTCGCCCACACCGACATGTCGCGCATGCTCCGCGTCGACGCCCCCAACAGCCTTCACTACATCGCCCTGTGGTGCACCGAACCCTGGACCTGGCAGGCCTGGCCCCGCCTCGACGACGCCGTGCGCTCGGGCCGCAACATCTTCCCCGAGCTCTACGGCAAGGAGTTCTTCGACTACCTCCACGACGACGCCCGCGACAGCGCCCATGTCTTCGACCGGGCGATGACGCACTCCAGCCGCCAGTCCGCCCAGGACATCGCCGAGCTGCTGGACCTGACCGGCGTCAAACACGTCGCCGACGTGGGCGGCGGGCAGGGGCATGTGCTCGCCGCGCTCCTCGAAAAGCACGGCGGCGTACAGGGCACGCTGCTCGACCTGCCGAAGGTCGTCGCCGGGGCCGACCCGCGACTGCGGGCCGGCGGCGAGCTGGCCGGTCGGGTGCGGCTGGTCGGCGGGGACTGCCGCGAGGCGATTCCGGTCGCCGCCGACATGTACATCATCAAGAACATCCTGGAATGGGACGACGACAGCACGCGGCGCACCCTGCGGAACATCGTCGGCGCCGCCGCACCGGGCGCCAGGGTCGTCGTCATCGAGAACCTCGTCGACGACACGGCCTCGATGCGGTTCACCACCGCCATGGACCTGATGCTGCTGCTCAACGTCGGCGGCCAGAAGCACACCCGGCACAGCCTCACCGGGCTGATGACGGAAGCCGGGATCGTGGTCGGTGACGTCACCCCCGTCAACCCCTACCTGCACGCGCTGTACGGCGTGGTCGGGTCCTGA
- a CDS encoding SchA/CurD-like domain-containing protein — MTPPVEKVSQSALDGSRTRVVLLLEVEDGAEQRLLEAYDQMCNRVAAVPGHISDQLCQSIENPSQWLITSEWESALTFLAWVDSPAHLEMVEPLHGCVRDTRSLRFGVLRETRVRGGARTGDLQSAPRIGDGVVRHAITFTVKPGSEAKVAEILAGYTSPQARVDDTTSLRRTSLFMHGNRVVRAVEVRGELVKALRHVAVQPEVRAVEEAINPYLEVDRDLSDPHSAREFFARAALPAVHHVAARRESVEPLRRHALFYPAKDGCGQALARLLARQDESASDDPASPVAGSTVFLREDLVVRLVDLRVPLEEAPLAAVAAAGPHKAGTLGRLLDETVNLADEQGIKRFLADHDMRMVTDRRAPEDEAAGHRQPGPPH; from the coding sequence ATGACTCCGCCGGTCGAAAAGGTCTCGCAGTCCGCGCTGGACGGTTCCCGTACCCGCGTCGTTCTGCTGCTGGAGGTCGAGGACGGCGCCGAGCAGCGGCTGCTCGAAGCGTACGACCAGATGTGCAACCGTGTGGCAGCCGTTCCCGGGCATATCAGCGACCAGTTGTGCCAGTCCATCGAGAACCCCTCGCAGTGGCTGATCACCAGCGAGTGGGAGAGCGCGCTGACCTTCCTCGCGTGGGTGGACAGCCCGGCGCATCTGGAGATGGTCGAGCCGCTGCACGGCTGCGTGCGCGACACGCGTTCCCTGCGCTTCGGCGTCCTGCGCGAGACGCGCGTACGCGGCGGCGCACGGACCGGTGACCTGCAGTCCGCGCCGCGCATCGGCGACGGCGTGGTCCGGCACGCGATCACCTTCACTGTGAAGCCGGGCAGCGAGGCGAAGGTCGCGGAGATCCTGGCCGGCTACACATCGCCGCAGGCGCGGGTCGACGACACGACCTCGCTGCGCAGGACGTCCTTGTTCATGCACGGCAACCGCGTCGTACGGGCCGTGGAGGTGCGCGGCGAGCTGGTGAAGGCGCTGCGGCACGTCGCGGTGCAGCCGGAGGTGCGGGCGGTCGAGGAGGCCATCAACCCGTACCTGGAGGTGGACCGGGACCTGAGCGACCCGCACTCGGCGCGGGAGTTCTTCGCGCGGGCCGCGCTGCCGGCCGTGCACCATGTGGCGGCGCGCCGGGAATCCGTAGAGCCCTTGCGCAGGCACGCGTTGTTCTACCCGGCGAAGGACGGCTGCGGCCAGGCGCTGGCCAGGCTGCTGGCCCGGCAGGACGAGAGCGCGTCGGACGACCCGGCGAGCCCGGTGGCGGGCAGCACGGTCTTCCTGCGCGAGGACCTCGTCGTACGGCTGGTCGACCTGCGCGTGCCGCTTGAGGAAGCGCCGCTGGCCGCCGTGGCCGCCGCCGGACCGCACAAGGCGGGCACGCTCGGCCGCCTGCTGGACGAGACCGTGAACCTGGCGGACGAGCAGGGGATCAAGCGGTTCCTGGCCGACCACGACATGCGCATGGTCACCGACCGCCGCGCCCCCGAGGACGAGGCCGCCGGCCACCGGCAGCCGGGGCCGCCGCACTGA
- a CDS encoding beta-ketoacyl-[acyl-carrier-protein] synthase family protein gives MASNSRAGTSRFPTRRVAVTGAGVVAPGGVGVPAFWELLTAGRTATRGITLFDPTGFRSRIAAECDFDPAAAGLTPADAQRADRYVQFALAAADEAVRDSGLDLDREDPWRIGVSLGTAVGGTTRLERDYVLVSERGARWDVDHRRADPHLHRAFAPSALASEIAERHGARGPVQTVSTGCTSGLDAVGYAFHAIEEGRADIVLAGASDSPISPITVACFDAIKATSANNDDPAHASRPFDANRDGFVMGEGGAVLVLEDLEHARARGARVYCEVRGYATYGNAYHMTGLTTEGMEMSEAIDRALAHARLDASGIDYVNAHGSGTKQNDRHETAAVKRSLGAHAYATPMSSIKSMVGHSLGAIGAIELAACTLALAHGVVPPTANYETPDPECDLDYVPRTAREARLRTVLSVGSGFGGFQSAVVLNRAEGSRS, from the coding sequence ATGGCCAGTAATTCCAGGGCCGGCACTTCCCGGTTCCCCACACGCCGGGTGGCGGTCACCGGAGCCGGTGTCGTCGCCCCCGGCGGGGTGGGCGTCCCCGCCTTCTGGGAGCTGCTGACCGCCGGACGTACGGCGACCCGTGGCATCACCCTCTTCGACCCCACGGGCTTCCGCTCCCGGATCGCCGCCGAGTGCGACTTCGACCCGGCGGCGGCCGGACTCACCCCGGCAGACGCACAACGCGCGGACCGCTACGTCCAGTTCGCGCTCGCGGCCGCCGACGAGGCGGTCCGCGACTCCGGGCTCGACCTGGACCGCGAGGACCCCTGGCGGATCGGCGTCTCGCTGGGCACCGCGGTCGGCGGCACCACCCGCCTGGAGCGGGACTACGTGCTCGTCAGCGAGCGCGGTGCCCGCTGGGACGTCGACCACCGCCGGGCCGACCCGCACCTGCACCGGGCCTTCGCGCCCAGCGCGCTGGCCTCCGAGATAGCGGAGCGGCACGGTGCCCGCGGCCCCGTGCAGACCGTCTCCACCGGCTGCACCTCGGGCCTGGACGCGGTCGGTTACGCCTTCCACGCGATCGAGGAGGGCCGCGCCGACATCGTCCTGGCGGGCGCGTCGGACTCGCCGATATCCCCGATCACGGTGGCCTGCTTCGACGCCATCAAGGCCACCTCCGCCAACAACGACGACCCCGCCCACGCCTCCCGTCCCTTCGACGCCAACCGCGACGGCTTCGTCATGGGCGAGGGCGGCGCGGTCCTCGTACTGGAGGACCTGGAGCACGCCAGGGCCCGGGGCGCCCGGGTCTACTGCGAGGTCAGGGGCTACGCCACGTACGGCAACGCGTACCACATGACCGGTCTGACGACCGAGGGCATGGAGATGTCCGAGGCCATCGACCGCGCCCTGGCGCATGCCCGCCTGGACGCCAGCGGCATCGACTACGTCAACGCCCACGGCTCCGGCACCAAGCAGAACGACCGCCACGAGACGGCCGCCGTCAAGCGCTCGCTCGGCGCGCACGCCTACGCGACGCCCATGAGCTCCATCAAGTCCATGGTCGGCCATTCCCTGGGCGCGATCGGGGCGATCGAACTGGCCGCCTGCACGCTCGCGCTCGCGCACGGCGTGGTCCCGCCCACCGCCAACTACGAGACCCCGGACCCGGAGTGCGACCTGGACTACGTCCCGCGCACGGCCCGCGAGGCGCGGCTGCGGACGGTGCTGTCGGTGGGCAGCGGCTTCGGCGGCTTCCAGTCCGCCGTCGTACTGAACCGAGCGGAGGGCAGCCGGTCATGA